One Alteromonas sp. KC3 DNA segment encodes these proteins:
- a CDS encoding tetratricopeptide repeat-containing diguanylate cyclase produces the protein MRVVLIVFFFIAISTNSLAQETTFEDVSDYFESDIPYEQKLQFLKQHETISKQWTSLHQGVFQQFIGTTYGEMAMLEEAEVHLTASIDILTSLPESKHLVHSLLERSYFQYVATNDTAVYCPDRYRALEIARVVNDPEQLVQALTSAAFCASDTRDFARGMGLLQEAISLHDTYQFPPSQEALIYNATGNIYKLNGLYQDAYHYIGKALAAWESINSTESTFNMRFTLTDLALQLEKFGEAQQHVNNMFSMANAANANQDFLFFSHISQGNVYEKQGYIEQAYQQFQKALALKDTTVEAGYINLLFFKLSISAFKLKKFELAKQYINNVANNLDNLPRYKYVVDVLQTGLAQSPDVIEVVDKALALDHFHAQSINELIEGQVILTAYTHNATINRMETQILQQQLAVTQLELENQLARERYNTLVVYVFICITLALSIAAYFLLRGRNYYRKAANTDFLTKCFNRRWAFEQGEKRFKEAKLNNSSMSVVVLDVDYFKHINDRYGHDVGDKVLKFIVRTLSAQLKTHDILARLGGEEFVVILPKSNLENASQFAEKLRLSLCETPFVTNGERLRITASFGVATLDNALSFEHIVNNADKALYAAKESGRNKVEVKRQ, from the coding sequence ATGCGAGTTGTCCTCATCGTTTTCTTTTTCATAGCTATAAGCACCAACAGTCTTGCTCAAGAAACCACTTTTGAAGATGTTTCTGACTATTTTGAAAGCGATATTCCCTATGAACAGAAACTACAGTTTCTAAAACAACATGAAACGATAAGTAAGCAGTGGACGTCTCTGCATCAAGGTGTCTTTCAGCAATTTATAGGGACGACCTATGGCGAGATGGCAATGCTGGAAGAGGCGGAAGTACATCTAACCGCTTCTATCGACATTTTAACGTCGCTGCCTGAAAGTAAACACTTGGTTCACAGTCTATTAGAGCGGTCTTATTTTCAATATGTTGCTACCAACGATACCGCGGTGTACTGCCCTGACAGATACCGCGCACTCGAGATTGCCCGTGTGGTGAATGACCCTGAACAACTAGTACAGGCTCTCACTTCAGCGGCGTTTTGCGCCAGTGACACCCGTGATTTTGCGAGAGGCATGGGACTCTTGCAGGAAGCCATTTCACTACACGATACTTACCAGTTTCCACCTTCACAAGAAGCGCTTATCTATAACGCAACAGGCAATATCTACAAACTCAACGGACTATATCAAGACGCGTACCACTACATTGGTAAAGCATTGGCTGCATGGGAGAGCATCAATAGCACAGAAAGTACTTTCAATATGCGCTTTACACTCACAGACCTTGCACTGCAGCTTGAAAAATTCGGCGAAGCACAACAACACGTGAATAACATGTTTTCTATGGCCAACGCAGCCAATGCCAATCAAGACTTTTTGTTCTTCAGCCATATAAGCCAAGGCAACGTTTATGAAAAACAAGGTTATATCGAACAAGCCTATCAGCAATTTCAAAAGGCACTTGCGCTAAAAGATACCACTGTAGAGGCAGGTTACATCAACCTGTTGTTTTTCAAACTTAGCATTAGCGCTTTTAAATTAAAGAAATTCGAACTGGCGAAGCAGTACATTAATAACGTCGCCAACAACCTCGATAACTTACCGCGTTATAAATATGTAGTCGATGTACTTCAAACAGGGCTTGCGCAATCGCCCGATGTCATTGAAGTGGTTGATAAAGCGTTAGCATTAGACCATTTTCACGCACAAAGCATAAATGAGCTCATTGAAGGTCAGGTCATTTTAACGGCCTATACCCATAATGCCACCATCAATAGAATGGAAACTCAAATACTACAGCAACAGTTAGCCGTTACTCAGCTCGAACTAGAAAATCAGTTAGCACGTGAACGCTACAATACGCTGGTCGTTTATGTCTTCATTTGCATTACGCTAGCGCTATCCATTGCTGCTTATTTTCTTTTACGAGGCAGAAATTATTATAGAAAAGCAGCGAATACAGACTTTCTTACCAAATGCTTTAACCGTCGCTGGGCATTCGAACAAGGCGAAAAGCGCTTTAAAGAGGCCAAACTCAACAATTCCTCAATGTCGGTTGTCGTATTAGATGTCGACTATTTTAAACATATAAACGACCGATACGGTCACGATGTTGGCGATAAGGTATTGAAGTTTATTGTAAGAACGTTAAGTGCTCAACTTAAAACGCACGACATACTTGCTCGCTTAGGCGGTGAAGAATTTGTCGTTATCTTGCCTAAGTCTAACCTTGAAAATGCGTCACAGTTTGCAGAGAAATTACGCTTGTCACTGTGTGAAACGCCTTTTGTTACCAACGGTGAGCGACTTCGAATTACTGCCAGTTTTGGTGTTGCTACTCTAGACAATGCACTTTCATTTGAGCACATAGTTAACAATGCTGACAAAGCACTTTATGCTGCAAAAGAAAGTGGCCGAAATAAAGTTGAAGTTAAAAGGCAATAA
- a CDS encoding acetate kinase, giving the protein MKKEVIVLNCGSSSVKFAILDADTGVAGLSGIAESLGNSDASLSYKLNGEKSKQRLGENAGHTEALNAIQEVIAKTGVQPIAIGHRVVHGGEKFKQAALVNEDVLSAIEAYASMAPLHNMANHKGIVTAQMAYPDLPHVAVFDTSFFQSMPQKAFIYALPIELYKEHGIRRYGFHGTSHKFILDSTAGLLNKPVSQTSIISAHLGNGCSVSAIEQGEAVDTSLGFTPLEGLVMGTRCGDLDPSLPGTLQKKLGKTADEINDLLNKQSGLLGISALSNDCRTLEDEALKGHEGAQLAIEIFCYRLAKYISGYMVSVPSLDAIVFTGGIGENSSLIRETTMGYFKHFGISVDEQKNLDARFGKGGEISTPSSTTSVFVVPTNEEWVIAAEAAKFA; this is encoded by the coding sequence ATGAAAAAAGAAGTTATTGTATTGAATTGCGGCAGCTCATCGGTGAAGTTTGCCATTTTAGATGCTGATACTGGCGTAGCGGGGTTATCTGGCATTGCAGAAAGTCTAGGTAACAGTGACGCGAGTTTGTCATATAAGCTTAATGGTGAAAAATCTAAACAGCGCTTAGGTGAAAATGCAGGCCACACAGAAGCACTTAATGCCATTCAAGAGGTCATTGCAAAAACCGGTGTGCAGCCTATTGCAATTGGACATCGCGTGGTTCACGGTGGTGAAAAATTCAAACAAGCCGCCTTGGTGAATGAAGACGTTCTTTCGGCCATTGAAGCCTATGCCAGCATGGCGCCACTGCACAATATGGCAAATCATAAAGGCATAGTCACAGCCCAAATGGCTTATCCAGATTTACCGCATGTTGCAGTATTTGATACTTCTTTCTTTCAAAGTATGCCGCAAAAGGCGTTTATTTATGCACTGCCCATTGAATTGTATAAAGAACATGGCATCAGACGTTATGGATTCCACGGCACCAGTCACAAATTTATTCTAGATAGCACTGCTGGTTTGCTCAATAAGCCTGTGTCACAAACCAGTATTATCAGCGCGCACTTGGGCAACGGATGCAGTGTATCTGCTATTGAGCAGGGGGAAGCGGTTGATACTAGCCTAGGGTTTACACCGCTTGAAGGGCTAGTTATGGGCACACGTTGTGGTGACCTCGACCCTTCATTACCGGGTACGTTACAGAAAAAGCTTGGCAAAACGGCTGACGAAATTAATGACCTACTCAACAAGCAGTCTGGATTGCTTGGCATATCAGCGCTTAGCAATGATTGCAGAACGTTGGAAGATGAAGCGCTTAAAGGCCATGAAGGTGCGCAGCTTGCAATTGAGATTTTTTGTTATCGCCTTGCTAAATATATCTCTGGTTACATGGTCAGTGTTCCAAGTTTAGACGCCATTGTGTTTACGGGTGGCATCGGTGAGAACTCATCACTTATTCGCGAAACCACTATGGGCTATTTTAAACATTTTGGCATCTCAGTTGATGAACAAAAGAACCTTGATGCTCGATTTGGAAAAGGGGGAGAGATCTCCACGCCTTCATCTACTACATCAGTTTTTGTAGTGCCCACTAACGAAGAGTGGGTTATTGCCGCCGAAGCGGCTAAGTTCGCTTAA
- the pta gene encoding phosphate acetyltransferase encodes MSRRIMLIPVGTSVGLTTVSMGLVRAIEEQGIKLNFFKPVAQPRKGDNGEERSTAIIAHHASVSPITPFSLDYVERMISNDNTDELLEEIIERFEDNSEQEAVTVIEGLVTTRHHPYAERLNLEISRALDADIVFVAVPGNDSVTDLNHRLEIVVDTYGGHKSQKVVGCIFNKVNAPFDEHGRLRADIGAIEAPEHDEARTQALRELPIFKKGLSLLGTIDWSADLVSPRATDVAKHLNATLLNEGDLAIRRLSSVTFCAREIHNMTHTLKPGALLVMSGDRGDVFVSCCLAALNGTKLGALLLTGGYEPDENIMALCSQAMETGLPVMLVNTNTWQTAQNLHAFNQEVPVDDSQRIEKVMVHTAESLDAKWVTSLTQKISRQKKLSPSAFRFYLTNRARQVNKRIVLPEGNEPRTVVAASICAKRGLARPVLLGDETEIRRVAEQQGVMLGDGVEILSPSEIKQDYISGLVALRGHKGVTEVVAKELLDDNVTLGTMMLQQNHVDGLVSGAVNTTANTIRPALQLIKTAENASLVSSVFFMLLPDQVLVYGDCAINPDPDAKQLADIAIQSATSAQMFGIEPRVAMISYSTGTSGAGSDVEKVREATRIAQELRPDLLIDGPLQYDAAAIESVGKSKAPNSPVAGKANVFVFPDLNTGNTTYKAVQRSFDLVCIGPMLQGMRKPVNDLSRGALVDDIVFTIALTAIQAAGSQ; translated from the coding sequence ATGTCTCGCCGAATTATGTTGATCCCAGTAGGAACCAGTGTCGGTCTTACTACTGTCAGCATGGGTCTTGTTCGTGCTATCGAAGAGCAAGGTATTAAACTAAACTTTTTTAAACCTGTTGCGCAGCCGAGGAAAGGCGACAACGGGGAAGAGCGTTCCACTGCTATTATCGCGCACCACGCTAGCGTATCGCCGATTACTCCCTTCTCGCTAGACTATGTAGAGCGCATGATCAGTAACGATAATACTGACGAACTACTTGAAGAAATTATTGAACGCTTTGAAGATAACTCTGAGCAAGAAGCTGTCACTGTTATAGAAGGGTTGGTTACTACACGACATCACCCCTATGCAGAGCGCCTGAATTTGGAAATAAGCCGCGCGCTTGATGCCGATATTGTCTTTGTTGCAGTGCCGGGTAACGACTCGGTAACCGATCTCAATCATCGTCTTGAAATTGTAGTCGACACCTATGGCGGCCACAAAAGTCAAAAAGTGGTGGGATGTATTTTCAACAAGGTTAATGCGCCGTTTGATGAACATGGGCGACTTAGAGCCGACATTGGTGCTATAGAGGCGCCTGAGCATGATGAAGCACGTACACAGGCACTTCGCGAACTTCCCATTTTTAAGAAAGGGTTGAGTTTACTCGGCACGATTGACTGGAGTGCAGATCTTGTTTCGCCTCGTGCAACTGATGTTGCAAAGCACTTAAATGCCACACTGTTAAATGAAGGTGACTTGGCTATTCGTCGCTTGAGTAGTGTGACCTTTTGTGCCCGTGAAATTCACAATATGACGCACACTCTAAAGCCTGGCGCATTACTTGTGATGTCTGGTGATCGCGGCGATGTGTTTGTTTCGTGTTGTTTAGCGGCCTTAAATGGCACTAAGCTAGGTGCACTGCTTTTAACCGGCGGCTACGAGCCTGATGAAAACATTATGGCACTATGCAGCCAGGCGATGGAAACCGGCTTGCCGGTAATGCTGGTGAACACTAATACCTGGCAAACCGCACAAAATCTTCATGCGTTTAATCAAGAAGTCCCTGTTGATGATAGTCAGCGCATTGAAAAAGTGATGGTACATACGGCTGAAAGTTTAGATGCAAAATGGGTAACCTCGCTAACGCAAAAAATATCGCGTCAGAAGAAACTATCGCCCTCAGCGTTCCGCTTTTATCTTACTAATCGTGCAAGACAGGTTAATAAGCGTATTGTGCTGCCAGAAGGAAATGAGCCACGCACCGTAGTTGCTGCGTCAATTTGTGCTAAACGTGGTTTGGCTCGTCCTGTCCTACTAGGTGATGAAACAGAAATTAGGCGCGTTGCAGAGCAACAAGGTGTAATGTTGGGAGATGGTGTTGAAATTCTGTCACCCAGTGAGATTAAACAAGACTATATCTCTGGCTTGGTTGCGCTTCGCGGTCACAAAGGGGTTACGGAAGTCGTTGCCAAAGAGTTATTAGACGATAACGTTACGCTAGGCACAATGATGTTGCAGCAAAATCATGTGGATGGCTTGGTCTCAGGCGCTGTGAACACCACTGCAAATACCATAAGGCCTGCACTGCAGCTTATTAAAACTGCGGAAAACGCATCGTTAGTGTCATCGGTTTTCTTTATGTTATTGCCTGATCAGGTACTCGTTTACGGTGACTGTGCTATTAACCCTGATCCAGACGCTAAGCAGTTAGCAGATATTGCGATTCAGTCTGCGACTTCTGCTCAAATGTTTGGTATCGAGCCTCGTGTTGCAATGATTAGCTATAGTACGGGAACATCAGGTGCTGGTAGCGATGTAGAAAAAGTGCGTGAAGCGACAAGAATAGCGCAAGAATTACGTCCTGATTTACTTATTGACGGCCCACTTCAGTACGATGCCGCTGCAATTGAAAGTGTTGGCAAGAGCAAAGCGCCTAATAGCCCGGTAGCTGGCAAGGCAAATGTGTTTGTATTTCCTGACCTTAACACCGGCAATACCACTTATAAGGCAGTACAGCGTAGCTTTGATTTGGTATGTATTGGGCCAATGCTTCAAGGGATGAGAAAGCCAGTAAACGACTTGAGTCGTGGTGCACTGGTGGACGATATCGTGTTTACTATTGCTCTGACGGCAATCCAAGCGGCAGGCAGCCAATAG
- a CDS encoding Xaa-Pro dipeptidase codes for MASTSAALAQTLVITADRMVDVTKGRIVERAAIVVTGNVISASGQLDSLTLPSDAKRIDLGDATLMPGLMDMHVHLTSDATRHGYKRLEVSLPRAAITGVKHAKATIEAGFTTVRNVGAPGFADVALRDAINAGDVEGPRMFVAGPSLGVTGGHCDSNLLPYEYNNYSEGVADGPWEVRKMVRRNIKYGATVIKFCATGGVLSKGTKVGAQQYTFEEMKALVDEAHLRGLTVATHAHGTSGIKAAIKAGVDSVEHVSLLDDEAISLAKEHGTYFSMDIYVTEYILGEGEKAGILQESLDKERVVGKTQRQNFEKAVKAGVNMVFGSDAGVYPHGDNPKQFARMVQFGMTPMQAIQAATINPARLLKQDATLGSLDEGKLADIVAVPGNPMKDMSLMENVGFVMKDGRIVKQYAM; via the coding sequence ATAGCTTCTACTTCTGCAGCGTTAGCGCAAACGCTCGTCATAACGGCTGATCGCATGGTTGATGTTACAAAAGGCCGCATTGTTGAGCGCGCAGCAATTGTTGTTACTGGCAATGTTATTAGTGCATCAGGACAACTCGATTCACTCACCCTACCAAGCGATGCCAAGCGCATCGACTTAGGCGATGCTACATTAATGCCAGGCCTGATGGATATGCATGTTCATTTAACAAGCGATGCAACACGTCATGGCTATAAACGTTTAGAAGTGTCTCTTCCTCGCGCTGCGATTACGGGTGTAAAACACGCCAAAGCAACTATCGAAGCGGGGTTCACCACCGTTCGAAATGTCGGAGCACCGGGTTTTGCCGACGTTGCACTACGCGATGCCATTAATGCAGGCGATGTAGAAGGCCCACGTATGTTTGTGGCAGGCCCTAGCTTGGGCGTTACCGGTGGTCACTGTGATAGCAACCTTCTTCCCTACGAATATAACAATTACAGTGAAGGCGTCGCTGATGGCCCTTGGGAAGTTAGAAAAATGGTGCGTCGCAATATCAAATATGGCGCAACTGTTATTAAATTTTGTGCCACTGGTGGTGTATTGTCGAAAGGTACAAAAGTAGGCGCACAACAATATACCTTTGAAGAAATGAAAGCGTTAGTGGATGAAGCCCATTTACGCGGTTTAACTGTGGCGACACATGCCCATGGAACAAGTGGTATCAAAGCCGCAATTAAAGCAGGCGTCGACTCAGTAGAGCATGTGAGTTTACTAGACGATGAAGCAATTAGTTTGGCAAAAGAGCATGGTACGTATTTTTCGATGGATATTTACGTTACTGAGTACATCTTAGGCGAAGGCGAGAAAGCCGGAATTTTACAAGAGAGCTTGGACAAAGAGCGAGTTGTAGGCAAAACCCAGCGCCAAAACTTCGAGAAAGCCGTTAAGGCAGGCGTAAACATGGTATTTGGCTCTGATGCTGGCGTTTATCCTCATGGCGATAACCCAAAACAGTTTGCACGCATGGTGCAATTTGGCATGACACCAATGCAAGCCATTCAAGCCGCTACCATCAATCCAGCGCGTTTATTAAAACAAGACGCAACACTTGGCAGTTTAGATGAAGGGAAGCTTGCAGATATTGTTGCTGTCCCGGGCAACCCGATGAAAGACATGAGCCTTATGGAGAACGTAGGGTTCGTTATGAAAGATGGGCGCATAGTAAAACAGTACGCGATGTAA
- the lnt gene encoding apolipoprotein N-acyltransferase codes for MLKPYIPHFLLVLSGASLTLAFAPFNLWLITIPALALALRQVIKLKHKPFLAGWLFGAGWFGAGVSWVHVSIADFGGLPLIASVGLMALLCGYLALYPALATKLTAKYFSPTLWPMTLPFFWVLAEWLRSWMLSGFPWLSLGYSQLDSPLSGFAPIIGETGISALLVLSAAMLALVKNRRSLANATIVISCLFVSGYVLSQHVWVQPKHTYRIGMVQGNIAQSLRWVPEQDAPTMQTYWELTQGLWDNDLIIWPEAAVPKLEPLAQPYLAKVNERAFNEGTALITGIVNYNWETDEAWNNLIVLGKRTADSASPDYHYFHNNRFSKHHLLPVGEFVPLEDFLRPLAPLFDLPMSSFSRGEFEQPNLEANGIKLAPAICFEIAFPRQVLANIHADTDMIITVSNDAWFGRSHGPAQHLQIARMRALELGRPVLRATNNGITAFINYKGQVTSVLPQFETASITAPVIATTGFTPYYHLQDLGVWFIVLTLLVGAVYIKRNDSKN; via the coding sequence ATGTTAAAGCCCTATATTCCCCATTTCCTACTTGTCCTTAGCGGCGCAAGCTTAACACTCGCTTTTGCCCCATTTAATTTGTGGTTGATCACCATTCCAGCATTGGCCTTAGCACTTCGCCAAGTCATTAAATTAAAACACAAACCATTTTTGGCTGGCTGGTTGTTTGGCGCCGGTTGGTTCGGTGCAGGGGTAAGTTGGGTGCACGTTAGTATTGCGGATTTTGGTGGCTTGCCACTTATTGCCTCAGTGGGCTTAATGGCATTATTGTGCGGATATTTGGCCCTATACCCTGCCCTTGCTACAAAACTGACAGCAAAGTACTTTTCGCCAACGCTATGGCCAATGACTTTGCCCTTTTTCTGGGTACTGGCTGAGTGGTTAAGAAGTTGGATGCTCTCTGGCTTTCCTTGGCTTTCACTTGGCTATAGCCAACTCGACAGTCCACTTAGCGGCTTTGCACCCATTATTGGTGAGACAGGTATCTCTGCGCTTTTGGTATTGAGTGCAGCCATGCTTGCATTGGTAAAAAACAGGCGCTCACTTGCTAACGCCACCATCGTTATTTCATGTTTATTTGTAAGTGGTTATGTGCTTAGCCAACACGTTTGGGTGCAACCTAAACACACTTACCGCATAGGGATGGTACAAGGAAATATTGCGCAAAGTTTGCGCTGGGTGCCAGAACAGGACGCCCCTACCATGCAAACTTATTGGGAGTTAACGCAAGGTTTGTGGGACAACGACTTAATCATCTGGCCAGAGGCAGCCGTGCCCAAGTTAGAACCACTCGCGCAGCCATATCTTGCTAAAGTCAATGAACGGGCGTTTAATGAAGGGACAGCCCTTATCACCGGGATTGTAAACTATAATTGGGAAACTGATGAAGCGTGGAACAACCTGATTGTCTTGGGTAAACGCACTGCCGATTCTGCAAGTCCAGACTATCACTATTTTCATAATAACCGCTTTTCCAAACACCACCTTTTACCTGTTGGCGAGTTTGTTCCTCTTGAAGACTTTCTTCGCCCCCTTGCGCCGTTATTCGACTTACCCATGTCGTCGTTTTCACGCGGCGAATTTGAGCAACCGAACTTAGAAGCAAACGGCATTAAGCTAGCGCCCGCAATTTGTTTTGAAATTGCATTTCCACGGCAAGTGTTAGCCAATATCCACGCTGATACCGATATGATAATAACCGTAAGCAATGATGCATGGTTTGGTCGCTCACACGGCCCCGCTCAGCATTTACAAATAGCCCGAATGCGTGCACTTGAACTAGGCCGTCCTGTGTTAAGAGCCACCAATAATGGCATTACTGCCTTTATAAACTATAAGGGGCAAGTAACTTCGGTACTTCCTCAATTTGAAACGGCAAGTATTACGGCACCAGTTATCGCAACAACCGGCTTTACACCGTATTACCACCTGCAAGATTTAGGTGTTTGGTTTATAGTTTTAACGCTTTTAGTTGGGGCGGTTTATATCAAACGAAACGATTCTAAAAATTAA
- the corC gene encoding CNNM family magnesium/cobalt transport protein CorC (CorC(YbeX) belongs to the Cyclin M Mg2+ Exporter (CNNM) family, and was characterized as belonging to a set of three proteins, at least one of which must be present for CorA to function.) → MSDDNPHSTNGSSGKSWLDKLKNSISGEPRSKEELVSVITDAEQNEIIDPQTREMIEGVIGVNEMRVRDIMIPRAQMTTIDVEQKVEEFLPVMLESAHSRFPVISEDKDHIEGILLAKDLLAFAFNAEKEFNLRDILRPAVIVPESKRVDVLLKEFRQQRYHMAIVVDEYGGVSGLVTIEDILEIIVGEIEDEYDTEEDGTDDIRPLNKSTYSVKALTPVDDFNEFFETKFSEEEADTIGGIVLKAFGHMPETNDEITINDIQFKVTNSDKRRLIQLKVSVPSLE, encoded by the coding sequence ATGAGCGACGATAATCCTCACTCTACCAACGGCTCATCAGGCAAGAGTTGGTTAGATAAACTAAAAAATTCAATTTCTGGCGAGCCGAGAAGTAAAGAAGAGTTAGTATCAGTCATTACTGATGCTGAACAAAACGAAATCATCGACCCTCAAACCCGCGAGATGATCGAAGGGGTAATTGGGGTAAATGAAATGCGAGTTAGGGACATCATGATCCCGCGCGCTCAAATGACCACTATAGATGTTGAGCAAAAGGTAGAAGAATTTTTACCTGTTATGCTTGAGTCTGCCCACTCTCGCTTCCCTGTTATCAGTGAAGACAAAGACCATATCGAAGGCATACTGTTAGCGAAAGACTTACTCGCATTTGCTTTTAACGCCGAAAAAGAATTTAACCTTCGCGATATTCTTCGCCCAGCGGTTATCGTACCTGAAAGTAAACGTGTTGATGTGTTACTTAAAGAGTTTCGTCAGCAGCGCTATCACATGGCCATTGTTGTTGATGAATACGGTGGCGTATCTGGTTTGGTCACCATCGAAGATATCCTTGAAATCATCGTAGGCGAGATTGAAGACGAATACGATACCGAAGAAGACGGTACAGATGACATTCGCCCATTAAATAAATCTACCTATTCCGTTAAGGCCTTAACGCCTGTTGATGATTTCAATGAGTTTTTTGAGACCAAATTCAGTGAAGAAGAAGCTGATACCATTGGCGGCATTGTGTTGAAAGCATTCGGGCATATGCCAGAAACGAATGACGAAATCACCATAAATGATATTCAGTTTAAGGTGACAAACTCTGACAAACGCCGACTAATACAGCTAAAAGTGTCAGTGCCATCACTAGAATAA
- the ybeY gene encoding rRNA maturation RNase YbeY, with product MTAIIDYQQAYEGEESVLNAIPSPEQLTIWANAVLAFEGLTEQEITVRFTDEDESQSLNYEYRGKDKPTNVLSFPFEAPPGVEMDLLGDLVICAPVISREAVEQEKHVSHHYAHMTVHGILHLMGYDHIDDIEAEEMESKEIAILAGLGIENPYEV from the coding sequence GTGACCGCTATTATCGATTATCAACAAGCGTACGAAGGTGAAGAAAGCGTGCTAAACGCTATTCCTTCACCAGAACAGCTTACAATTTGGGCTAATGCCGTACTCGCTTTCGAAGGGCTAACTGAGCAAGAAATAACAGTCCGCTTTACAGACGAAGATGAAAGCCAAAGCTTGAATTATGAATATCGCGGAAAAGACAAGCCAACGAATGTGTTGTCTTTTCCCTTTGAAGCGCCGCCTGGCGTCGAAATGGACCTGCTAGGCGACCTTGTAATTTGCGCCCCTGTTATTAGCCGCGAAGCGGTAGAGCAAGAAAAGCACGTTAGCCACCACTACGCACACATGACTGTGCATGGCATCTTGCATTTAATGGGTTATGACCATATAGACGATATCGAAGCCGAAGAAATGGAAAGCAAAGAAATTGCAATCCTTGCCGGTTTGGGTATTGAAAACCCCTACGAGGTTTAA
- a CDS encoding PhoH family protein: MSTLVSNEFDLEPADTKRLSSLCGPFDDNIKQIERRLGVEITYRNNAFKVLGEPQQIKSASELLKLLYIETQPVKGRVPDLEAEQVHLAIQEARVIEKDATGGYGKEVNIKTKRGVIKPRNPNQAQYVANIVNHDITFGIGPAGTGKTYLAVAAAVDALERQEIRRILLTRPAVEAGEKLGFLPGDLSQKVDPYLRPLYDALFEMLGFEKVEKLMERNVIEVAPLAYMRGRTLNDAFIILDESQNTTVEQMKMFLTRIGFNSKAVITGDITQVDLPRGAKSGLRHAIEVLSEVDDISFNFFNAEDVVRHPVVARIVRAYEIHDAEQERLRKERKEEALRLQREQAASEAKPETPASTPASNASTTKKDDSQS, from the coding sequence TTGAGTACATTGGTAAGTAATGAATTTGATTTAGAACCGGCAGATACAAAACGTTTGTCCAGTTTATGTGGTCCCTTTGATGATAATATCAAACAGATTGAACGTAGGTTAGGCGTAGAAATTACCTACCGCAATAACGCGTTTAAAGTGTTAGGAGAACCACAGCAAATAAAAAGCGCCAGCGAACTTCTAAAGCTACTTTATATTGAAACGCAACCTGTCAAAGGTCGCGTTCCTGATTTGGAAGCTGAACAGGTTCACCTAGCCATTCAAGAAGCCCGCGTCATTGAGAAAGACGCGACTGGCGGTTACGGCAAAGAGGTGAACATCAAGACTAAGCGCGGTGTTATTAAGCCGCGCAATCCAAACCAAGCGCAGTACGTGGCAAACATTGTTAACCACGACATAACATTTGGTATCGGCCCTGCTGGAACAGGTAAAACCTATCTAGCAGTAGCCGCTGCCGTTGATGCACTGGAACGTCAGGAAATTCGTCGTATTTTGCTAACTCGCCCTGCAGTTGAAGCAGGTGAGAAGCTAGGTTTCTTACCTGGTGACCTTTCACAAAAAGTCGATCCTTATTTGCGTCCACTCTACGATGCCCTGTTTGAAATGCTGGGCTTCGAGAAAGTGGAAAAACTTATGGAACGCAACGTCATTGAGGTTGCTCCGTTAGCCTACATGCGCGGTCGTACACTTAACGACGCTTTTATTATTTTAGACGAAAGCCAAAATACCACGGTAGAACAGATGAAGATGTTCTTAACGCGTATTGGTTTTAATTCAAAAGCCGTAATTACGGGTGATATCACACAGGTGGATTTACCGCGCGGCGCAAAATCAGGGCTTCGCCACGCCATTGAAGTGCTTAGCGAAGTAGATGATATTTCATTTAACTTCTTTAACGCCGAAGACGTTGTTCGACACCCCGTGGTCGCTCGCATAGTACGCGCTTATGAAATTCATGATGCAGAGCAAGAGCGCTTGCGCAAAGAGCGTAAAGAAGAAGCGTTAAGATTGCAGCGTGAGCAGGCGGCAAGTGAAGCTAAGCCAGAGACACCTGCTTCGACGCCGGCCTCAAATGCGAGCACCACAAAAAAAGACGATAGCCAATCGTGA